The Pontibacter sp. SGAir0037 DNA segment GTCCCCCACACTGGTACTGAGACACGGACCAGACTCCTACGGGAGGCAGCAGTAGGGAATATTGGGCAATGGCCGCGAGGCTGACCCAGCCATGCCGCGTGCAGGAAGAAGGCCTTCTGGGTTGTAAACTGCTTTTACACGGGAAGAAAACGCCCCTGCGGGGGTAACTGACGGTACCGTGTGAATAAGCACCGGCTAACTCCGTGCCAGCAGCCGCGGTAATACGGAGGGTGCAAGCGTTGTCCGGATTTATTGGGTTTAAAGGGTGCGTAGGCGGCCTGCTAAGTCAGCGGTGAAATCCCGGGGCTCAACCCCGGAACTGCCGTTGATACTGGCGGGCTTGAGTTCGGTAGAGGCGGGCGGAACTCATGGTGTAGCGGTGAAATGCATAGATACCATGAAGAACCCCGATTGCGAAGGCAGCTCGCTGTGCCTGCAACTGACGCTGAGGCACGAAAGCGCGGGGAGCGAACAGGATTAGATACCCTGGTAGTCCGCGCCGTAAACGATGGTCACTCGATGTTGGCGATAGACGGCCAGCGTCCAAGCGAAAGCGTTAAGTGACCCACCTGGGGAGTACGCCCGCAAGGGTGAAACTCAAAGGAATTGACGGGGGCCCGCACAAGCGGTGGAGCATGTGGTTTAATTCGATGATACGCGAGGAACCTTACCTAGGCTAGAATGCGCGTGACGGCCCCAGAGATGGGGCTTCCCTTCGGGGCACAAAGCAAGGTGCTGCATGGCTGTCGTCAGCTCGTGCCGTGAGGTGTTGGGTTAAGTCCCGCAACGAGCGCAACCCCTACCTTTAGTTGCCAGCGGGTCAAGCCGGGGACTCTAAAGGGACTGCCTTCGCAAGAAGCGAGGAAGGCGGGGACGACGTCAAGTCATCATGGCCCTTACGCCTAGGGCTACACACGTGCTACAATGGCGCATACAGAGGGTCGCTACCTAGCGATAGGGTGCCAATCTCAAAAAGTGCGTCTCAGTTCGGATCGGAGTCTGCAACTCGACTCCGTGAAGCCGGAATCGCTAGTAATCGCGCATCAGCAACGGCGCGGTGAATACGTTCCCGGGCCTTGTACACACCGCCCGTCAAGCCATGGAAGTCAGGGAGACCTGAAGCCGGTGACCGTGAAAGGAGCCGTCTAGGGTAAAACTGGTAACTGGGGCTAAGTCGTAACAAGGTAGCCGTACCGGAAGGTGCGGCTGGATCACCTCCTTTCTAGAGACGGCCCGGGCTTTCCCGAGAAGCGAGGGGCAGCGGGCGCGGACAGAGGCCTTGGAGGCCTGTTTCAACCGATCACACTCAAACACGATCACGGCCTATGCAGCAGGCATAGGCTACTATTTGGGGCACCTGAGAGAGAGCGGGGTGAAGGGTTAGACAACCCTTGGCCCTGGACTCTGGACTTGTGCCCTGGGGAAAGTTCTTTGACATGATGGGAGAGAGAGAAAGAAGGACGTTCCGGCCTTAGGGCCGGGACGGAAGAGAAGAGGCGGGCCGCCCCCACGCTTGTGGGGCGGCCGAGAACGCAGAGAAGGGCGCACGGGGGATGCCTAGGCTCTCAGAGGCGATGAAGGACGCGACAAGCTGCGAAAATCCGCGGGGATCGGCACATACGATTTGATCCGCGGGTGTCCGAATGGGGCAACCCAGTGCATTGAAGATGCACTACACCTTCGGGTGGGCGAACCCGGGGAACTGAAACATCTAAGTACCCGGAGGAAGAGAAAATAACAATGATTGCGCAAGTAGTGGCGAGCGAACGCGCAGGAGCCCAAACCAGCGCTGTCACGGCAGGGCTGGGGTTGTAGGACCACGCCGTCGGACCAATGAACGAAGCTTAACTGCCTGGGAAGGCAGGCCGGAGCGGGTGATAGCCCCGTGAGCGCAAGTTGATTGGCCGTAGTGGAATCCTGAGTAGGGCGGGACCGGAGGAATCCCGCCTGAATCCGGCGGCACCATCCGCCAAGGCTAAATACTCCTGAGAGACCGATAGTGAACCAGTACCGTGAGGGAAAGGTGAAAAGCACTCCGAATAGGAGGGTGAAAGAGAACCTGAAACCGTGCGCCTACAAGCGGTCGGAGCCCCTGTGTGGGGTGACGGCGTGCCTTTTGCATAATGAGCCTACGAGTTACTCCTCCCTGGCAAGGTTAAGCGTCTGGAGGCGCGGAGCCGCAGCGAAAGCGAGTCTGAATAGGGCGCAGAGTCAGGGGGGGTAGACGCGAAACTTTGTGATCTACCCATGGGCAGGATGAAGGTTGGGTAAAACCAACTGGAGGTCCGAACCAGTTTGCGTTGAAAAGCATTTGGATGACCTGTGGGTAGGGGTGAAAGGCCAATCAAACTGAGAAATAGCTCGTACTCCCCGAAATGCCTTTAGGGGCAGCGTCGCGGTGGAGTCATGTGGAGGTAGAGCTACCGATAGGACTAGGGGGAGTCACATCCTACCGAATCCTGACGAACTCCGAATGCCACTTGACATACGCGGCAGTGAGGCGCGGGGTGCTAAGGTCCCGCGCCGAGAGGGAAAGAACCCAGACCGCCGGCTAAGGCCCCAAAGTCCACGCTAAGTTGAACAAAGGGGGTCCAGCTGCCCGGACAGCCAGGAGGTTGGCTTGGAAGCAGCCATTCCTTTAAAGAGTGCGTAACAGCTCACTGGTCGAGCGGCAGGGCATCGATAATAATCGGGCATCAAGCGAGGCGCCGAAGCCGCGGATTATGACACGGGTCATACTGGTAGGGGAGCATTCCAAGGACGGCGAAGGCGTCCCGGCAAGGGGCGCTGGAGTGCTTGGAAAAGCAAATGTAGGCATAAGTAACGATAATGCGGGCGAGAAACCCGCACACCGAAAGACCCAGGTTTCCTGATCAACGCTAATCGGATCAGGGTTAGTCGGGTCCTAAGGCCGAGGCGAAGGCTAAGGTCGATGGACAGCTGGTTAATATTCCAGCACCGGCGCGCCATAGCGATGCGGTGACGGAGAAGTGAAAGGACGGCGCACTGACGGAATAGTGCGTTTAACACCGTAGGTATTGGGCCGGTCGTCAAGCACGCCGGGCTAGCCGAAAGTGGAAAGTACTCCAACCCCCCGGGGGCGGAGATCGTCCCTAAGCAGGCTCCCTAGAAAACCCGCTAAGCGTTTAAATGGCGCGCCGCCCGTACCGCAAACCGACACAGGTGGTCGAGGAGAGAATCCTAAGGTGCTCGAGTGAATCACGGCCAAGGAACTCGGCAAAATGGCCCTGTAACTTCGGGAGAAGGGGCGCTTCCTTGCAGCGATGCAAGAAGCCGCAGTGAAAAGGCCCAGGCGACTGTTTAACAAAAACACATGGCTTTGCCAAATCGAGAGATGACGTATAAGGCCTGACACCTGCCCGGTGCCGGAAGGTTAAGAGGGGGGGTTAGCCGCAAGGCGAAGCTCTGAATCGAAGCCCCGGTAAACGGCGGCCGTAACTATAACGGTCCTAAGGTAGCGAAATTCCTTGTCGGGTAAGTTCCGACCTGCACGAATGGTGTAACGATCTGGGCGCTGTCTCAGCCGTGAGCTCGGTGAAATTGTAGTATCGGTGAAGATGCCGATTACCCGCAACGGGACGGAAAGACCCCATGAACCTTCACTACAGCTTAGCATTGCCTCTGGGTCACTCATGTGTAGGATAGGCGGGAGGAGAAGAGGCGGCGTCGCCAGGCGTCGCGGATCCGTCCTTGAAATACCGCCCTTGAGTGGCTTGGAGCCTAACCGCGTGAGCGGGACATTGCTTGGCGGGTAGTTTGACTGGGGTGGTCGCCTCCAAAACAATAACGGAGGCTTTCAAAGGTTCCCTCAGCACGCTTGGTAACCGTGCGCAGAGCGCAATAGCAGAAGGGGGCTTGACTGTGAGGCCCACAAGCCGAGCAGGGCCGAAAGGCGGATATAGTGATCCGGTGGTTCCGCATGGAAGGGCCATCGCTCAAAGGATAAAAGGTACTCTGGGGATAACAGGCTGATCTCCCCCAAGAGCTCATATCGACGGGGAGGTTTGGCACCTCGATGTCGGCTCGTCACGTCCTGGGGCTGGAGAAGGTCCCAAGGGTTCGGCTGTTCGCCGATTAAAGTGGCACGCGAGCTGGGTTCAGAACGTCGTGAGACAGTTCGGTCCCTATCTGTTGCGGGCGTCGGAGATTTGCGGGGCTCTGTCCTTAGTACGAGAGGACCGGGATGGACGAGCCTCTGGTGGACCTGTTGTGCCGCCTGGTGCAGCGCAGGGTAGCTACGCTCGGACGGGATAAGCGCTGAAAGCATCTAAGTGCGAAACCCGCCCCAAGATGAGATCTCCCTTGAAGGGCCGTGGGAGACGACCACGTCGATAGGCCGCAGGTGTAAAGCCGGAGACGGCAAAGCCGAGCGGTACTAATTGCCCGGGCGCGTTCTCCAAGAGGCCGGACACGGCCCGCCGCTTCCCCCCCTTTCCCTCTCCCCCACAAGGTCAAAGACACACCACAGCATCAGGCACGGACAGCAACCGTGCGACGGCAATGGTGGCTATGGCGCCGGTGTTCACCTCTTCCCATCCCGAACAGAGAAGTTAAGCCCGGCTGCGCCGATGGTACTGGGGTCACACCCGGGAGAGTAGGTGGCCGCCAACCACAACACGAAGGGTTACCCCCACAAAGGGTAACCTTTTTTTCATTCCACACACCTCACACCCCACACGTTAAACCGCGGCAGGGCCAATCCCTTCCCGCTCACGCACGCCCGCATCCGACCCCAGGCAAAGATCACGTTCTTCAGCAGCCGAACCGAGTGCTCCAGAATTCCCAAGCGATAGGCCCGGCATTCTGTGCCGATGGCTCAGCTTATCTCATGAATTTTTACCTATAATTAATAGATTTTTACAAGCTTCTAGCACCATGCTTTCTCTATTTTTGGAGAAGTCTCTTATTAATATCTTCTGAAAACAAGAGTTGAGAAGAGAGAAATAAACATACAGAAATCAAAAGAAGTATGAGAAAGTGGTTTGGAGTTTTACAAACTGTAATTGTTTGCAGTTTGTTCATAGGAACTGTTAGTGCCTTTCAGGTGAAGGAGGACTGGGAGCCCTTGCTTGATAAGGACTTGGCTAAGTGGGATATGTATCTGAGTTATAGGCATCAGAAGGATTATAAAGGTGATATGCCTGTAGGTGAAGATGGAGCACCATTAGAACCCATTGGATATAATAAGAATATAGCAAACGTTTTTTCTGTTACTTCAGAGGGCAAAGAACCTGTGTTAAAAGTGAGTGGAGAAATTTATGGCTGTATCTTTACGAAGCAGGAATACGAAAACTATCACCTGAAATTGAAAGTGAGGTGGGGAGATAAAAAGTGGGAGCCAAGAACAGATAAGTTGAAAGACTCCGGGGTACTTTACCATTCCATAGGTGAGAGTGGCGTAGATTATTGGAGAGCCTGGATGCTGTCGCAGGAGTTTCAGATCATGGAAGGCCATATGGGAGACTACTGGACCATCGCCTCTTCTGCTATAGATGTACGCGCTTATATACCTGAAGGAAATATGAACACAGTGGCAAGTGCAAAGCAGCCATTTCTGCCAATAGGCGCAGGTACAGGGAATAGTGGTTTCTGCCTGCGAAGCGAAGACAGGGAAAGCCCGGCCGGAGAGTGGACAGAATTAGAGCTAATCTGCTATAAAGACAAAAGCCTGCATATTGTTAATGGACAGGTAGTAATGATACTTCAAAATTCACGCCACGTGAAAGACGGACAAACTATTCCGCTTACGAGAGGCAGAATTCAGCTACAAAGCGAGGCTGCGGAAGTCTATTTCAAAGATGTTAAAATCAAGCCTATTAATCAGATGCCGAAGAAATATGCTTCCTTATTTTAAGAAGGATACGTACTTTAGCAGCTCTTAATTTTAAGAAATTTTCCACGGCCGGAATTACCCTACAACTAATTTACAAAAAAACTTCTCACCTGTTGCACTGGAAAATACAACGTGATAAAAACCCTTAGGTAAGCTTTTTACATTTATGGCTGTGTCCTCAGAATCAGCGGTAACAGAAATATGTAGTACTTCTTTGCCTGTCATATCCAGTACCTGTATCTTTTCATGGCCGCTGGCAACTCCATGGTTTACAATAACAATCTCATGTGCAGGATTAGGGTAAAGCGTTATATGGGATGTATGAGCTTTGTTATAGATGTATACTATTTTGCTGTAGGTGCTTTGGCCATTTACATCAACCTGCTTTAAACGATAGTAGTTGGTTCCGCTTGCAGGAGTTATGTGCGTATAATGGTAGTTGGTTTTAACAGTAGTGTTAATAGCTCCGGGTATAACAGTTAATTGTCTGAAGTCCTTTCCATCTGTACTGGTTTCTACTATAAAGTATTTATTGTCCTGTTCACTGGCTGTTTGCCAAGACAATAGCGCCTGCCCGTTTTGCCATTTGGCTTCAAAATAAGTAAGGCTTACAGGAAGCGGACTTTCTGTATTAAAAGAAGAATTGTTATGAGCTACAAAGGCTACATCACTTGTGCCTGATAAACTGATTTTGAAATTACGGATATTGCCTATGTTGGCACTGGTGATGCCGAAGTCAGAAAAATCAGCAGCCCATAATCGGAGATCCCGCTGCCCATTGGTAAAGCTACTTGTTAAAACCATCGGGTCTGTACTTGCTTCGTAAAAGTCAGCCAGCCACTGACCAACGGGTGTAATGTTCGTGAAAACAATGTCGAGGGTATTGCCGATCTGTACCCCATTTACATCGGTAAAGCTATAGCGGTCATAAGATGAAGACGGATCGGCTACCTGCGTTACCAGAATATCCGGGACGCCATCGCCGATAGCTGCTGCCGATAGGTTTTTAATGCCAAAGGTGAGGGTGCCATTTGGTAAATTGGCCACACAGGTTCCTAAATCAAGTCCATTCATTCCATCTGTAAGATAAAACGGTATGTTATTAGGCGGTGGCGGATTGCTGGGACCATTCGGTACGCCATCATACATTGCCCCTAGGCCAATTTTAGTATTCGAAGTTACTTTACTGGGTACAGTTCCTACTGGCAGAGCCATAAAGGTCATGGGGCGATATACAATTCCTTTGGTTGTTAATAAAGCATCGTTTGCTCCGGTTGAGTAAGTGACACCGTTAAAAGCGAAGGATAGCAGGTTATGCTTGTTGTTTGGCTTTACAGGATTAACGGAGCTTACGGAACTGCGCCAGTATCCATTGAAATCAGTTACTATTTCGGTCACTGCACGGGATTGCCCGGCGGCGCTGCTAAACACAAAGAATAACAGTGCTATAACTACCAGTACTTTATGCAAGCGTTGGCTTGTTGCTATCAATAGCGGGATAAATTTATATAAGGAGGCTTTATACAAAACCTGATTGGTATTTTTTCTGCTAAAATGTAGAGTTTATCCTCAAAAGAGGGGATAAATTACTCAGGCTCAAGTTAGTTAAATTGCCTTAGCAGGGCAAGTTTAAATCCAATAATAGTAAAGTATGTATCCTGTTTTTGTTGTAACTGCTTGATATGCGGATAAGCAGAAGATTATTGTATACTTATTTGTTCTAAAGCCCCGGTGTTTACGGGGAGATGTTAGCGGATTTTTTGTAATTTGCTTCAACTACAGTTTTACACTTCTGCCAAATGATGTGTACTCTCCTTATTTCTAACAGGAAGTTTTGTAAAGGAGGAGCTGCCTTAATTAATTTGAAGAATCGTAATTATAACTATGAAAAATAACCTGCTTTTGTTTTTCTTTCTTCTAGGATTGTCTTTGCAGCCTGTGTTGGCCCAAACAGCACCGAAAAAGCCTGCAGGAAACAGTACTTTTTCAAACCCGCTGGATGTACAATTCGGCGACCCATACGTGTTGTATACCGGGGGCACCTATTATATGTATGGCACGGGAGGCGGAGCAGAGAAAGGTTTTGCTGCTTACTCATCGAAGGATCTGGTAAACTGGAAAAGCGAGGGGCAGGTATATTTTCATGACAACCAAAATGGCTGGAGCGACCCTGAAGCCAGCTGGGGCGGTGCCTATTGGGCACCAGAAGTATATGAGGTTAAGGGAAAGTTTTACATGTTCTATAGTGCGCAGTGGAAGGAAAACCCTGCCAATGAAGAGGAAAACTTTCGTGTTGGGGTAGCGGTTGCCGATAAGCCTACAGGTCCTTTCGTTGATATGGCCAACAAACCTGTTTTTGATCCAGGTTATCCTGTTATTGATGCCAATGTATTTTTTGATACTGATGGCAAAGCTTATTTATACTATTCCCGTGTGGCCTATAAACATCCGGTAGAAAGCCAGATAGCTGATTGGGCACGAGAAAAAGGCTGGTTTAAGGAAATTGAAGAAAGCTGGGTATATGGAGTAGAACTTAAAACCGATTTCTCAGGTGTTATTGGTCAGCCTGTTTTATTGTTGCGGCCACCCGTTAACCTGAATGACAAACAGGCCGAATGGGAAAGCCGTTCTGTAACAGCCCGAGAGGTAAACCGACGCTGGACCGAGGGGTCCGTTACATTTAAGAAAGATGGTATTTACTACATGATGTATTCTGCCAATTACTTTGGTGGGCAGCATTATGCCGTTGGTTATGCTACGTCAACTTCGCCGCTGGGGCCTTATAAAAAGGCTGCCAATAATCCGGTGCTGCAGAAAAACTCTGACAAAGGCGGTTTTGTAACGGGTACAGGGCATAACAGTATCACGTATTCACCGGATGGTAAAGAAATGTTCTGTGTCTATCATGGAAGAACTACTAAAACAGGAGACGAAAGAGTCGTTTTTATTGACCGTATGGACGTGAAAAATGGAAAAATTACAGTCTTAGGTCCTACCACCACACCACAAAAACTTCCTTCAGGCGTTCAGGTTAGTAAATAGCAAGTAGCACATTCAAATTAAGTAGGCCTGGTAAAATAAGTACGCTGTAATTGGCTGGAATATTGTTTATAAGCCACAGCGAGTTGTTCTGTTCAGATTATTTGTTTCACCTGGATTTACTAGCTTTACCTCCTCATTAAATATCGCCTGTTATGATAAAATGCCTTCTTGTTGAAGACGATGCCCGTGTTGCTTCCTTTGTAGCGGAAGGATTAACCGATAAAGGATTTCAGGTAGATCGGGTGGCGGACGGATTTGAGGCGGTAAACCTGATCAGTAAGAACGAGTATGATGTAGTGATACTGGATATTATGCTACCTGGCATAGATGGTTTCGAAGTCTGCAAAGTTACCCGCAAAAGAAATATTGCCTCTATCATTATTATCCTAAGCGCACTCGGCGATCCGGAAGAAAAGGTAAAAGGGCTGGAGGCCGGGGCAGATGACTTTATGTCGAAGCCATTTCATTTTAAGGAACTTCTGGCCCGCATAAACGCCCATATCAGGAGAAAGCAACTGGAGCAAGGCATTTTTGAAGCCGATAAGTATGCTGACCTGGAGATAAATGTAGAGCAGAATATTGTGAAGAGGGCAGGTAAAGAAATCATTTTAACACCTCGAGAATTTAACTTGCTGCTTTTCCTGCTAAGGAACAGGGAAAAGGTGGTATCGAGGGTAGAAATTGCCCAGGCCGTGTGGGACATCCACTTCAGCTCCAACACCAATGTAGTAGATGTGTACATTAATTACCTGCGTAATAAGATAGATAAAGACTTCTCATTTAAATTGATACATACCATAAAGGGACGCGGCTACATGCTGGCTCAGAAATCGGATGAATCTTAAACAGAAACTTGCTCTACGCTCTACACTGGTTTGTGCCATTACACTGCTTATTGTCTTAGGAAGCACCCTTTACTTTTACAGGAACTATACGCTTAATTCGTTTTATAACAAATTAGAGAACCGTGCCCTGCTTTCGGCTATCATTTTCCTGGAAAAAGATGAGCTGAATAAGAAAAAGTACCGGGAGTATGAGCAGCGGTATCTGAATACACTCGACAACGAGATGCTGCAAATCTATGATGCAGCCGGGCAGATTGCCTTTGTGGAGGAGATAACATCATTTCCGGTAAATCAGCGCATGCTGCAGCGGATACGGCAACAGGGCAAGTATAATTTTCAGGTTAACGAAC contains these protein-coding regions:
- a CDS encoding DUF1080 domain-containing protein, yielding MRKWFGVLQTVIVCSLFIGTVSAFQVKEDWEPLLDKDLAKWDMYLSYRHQKDYKGDMPVGEDGAPLEPIGYNKNIANVFSVTSEGKEPVLKVSGEIYGCIFTKQEYENYHLKLKVRWGDKKWEPRTDKLKDSGVLYHSIGESGVDYWRAWMLSQEFQIMEGHMGDYWTIASSAIDVRAYIPEGNMNTVASAKQPFLPIGAGTGNSGFCLRSEDRESPAGEWTELELICYKDKSLHIVNGQVVMILQNSRHVKDGQTIPLTRGRIQLQSEAAEVYFKDVKIKPINQMPKKYASLF
- a CDS encoding T9SS type A sorting domain-containing protein, translating into MHKVLVVIALLFFVFSSAAGQSRAVTEIVTDFNGYWRSSVSSVNPVKPNNKHNLLSFAFNGVTYSTGANDALLTTKGIVYRPMTFMALPVGTVPSKVTSNTKIGLGAMYDGVPNGPSNPPPPNNIPFYLTDGMNGLDLGTCVANLPNGTLTFGIKNLSAAAIGDGVPDILVTQVADPSSSYDRYSFTDVNGVQIGNTLDIVFTNITPVGQWLADFYEASTDPMVLTSSFTNGQRDLRLWAADFSDFGITSANIGNIRNFKISLSGTSDVAFVAHNNSSFNTESPLPVSLTYFEAKWQNGQALLSWQTASEQDNKYFIVETSTDGKDFRQLTVIPGAINTTVKTNYHYTHITPASGTNYYRLKQVDVNGQSTYSKIVYIYNKAHTSHITLYPNPAHEIVIVNHGVASGHEKIQVLDMTGKEVLHISVTADSEDTAINVKSLPKGFYHVVFSSATGEKFFCKLVVG
- a CDS encoding response regulator transcription factor, whose product is MIKCLLVEDDARVASFVAEGLTDKGFQVDRVADGFEAVNLISKNEYDVVILDIMLPGIDGFEVCKVTRKRNIASIIIILSALGDPEEKVKGLEAGADDFMSKPFHFKELLARINAHIRRKQLEQGIFEADKYADLEINVEQNIVKRAGKEIILTPREFNLLLFLLRNREKVVSRVEIAQAVWDIHFSSNTNVVDVYINYLRNKIDKDFSFKLIHTIKGRGYMLAQKSDES
- a CDS encoding glycoside hydrolase family 43 protein — encoded protein: MKNNLLLFFFLLGLSLQPVLAQTAPKKPAGNSTFSNPLDVQFGDPYVLYTGGTYYMYGTGGGAEKGFAAYSSKDLVNWKSEGQVYFHDNQNGWSDPEASWGGAYWAPEVYEVKGKFYMFYSAQWKENPANEEENFRVGVAVADKPTGPFVDMANKPVFDPGYPVIDANVFFDTDGKAYLYYSRVAYKHPVESQIADWAREKGWFKEIEESWVYGVELKTDFSGVIGQPVLLLRPPVNLNDKQAEWESRSVTAREVNRRWTEGSVTFKKDGIYYMMYSANYFGGQHYAVGYATSTSPLGPYKKAANNPVLQKNSDKGGFVTGTGHNSITYSPDGKEMFCVYHGRTTKTGDERVVFIDRMDVKNGKITVLGPTTTPQKLPSGVQVSK